GATGCTGATATCCGACGGCACGAAATCTTCCTTCCCTGCTTTGTAAATATCCGTAAAAGTCTGCGGATTCCGGTCGACCAGCGGGAACCAGGTGCTTTGGACCTGTATCATCAGCCGGTGCCCTTTTTTGAAGGTATGGGCCACGTCGGGCAGGGTGAACTTCACTGGCGTTACTTTCCCGGGAACGAAGGGTGCCGGCTGCGCGAAGCTTTCCCGGTATTTGCCGCGCATCACTTCACCCCGCACCAGCATTTGATACCCGCCCATGGGATAAGTCGCGGAAACGTAGCGCGGATGGGCGGTAGGCGCGGGCGTTCCCCCGTAGCTGAAATCATCCGGGAACACGTCGATCACCTTCACGATAAAATCCGCGTCGGTAGTGCTGATGCTGGCCATCAGCTCGGCAACCACCGGCCCCGCGAGCGTCAGGTCTTCTGTCAGCTTCCCGGTCTGGAATACCAGCACATCGGGCCTCCGGGCCGCAAAGCGCTGATCGTCGGTCATGTAACTGATCGTGCGGGTATGATGGATGTCGGAAGTATAAGGCACCGGCTTCGAAGGATCGCTGGTATAACGGCTGTATTCCGCACCGGCCGCGGGTTTGTTGAATGACAGACCTCCGCTGGGCTGGAGGTATATCGCTTTTTCCTGCACGCCTGCTGCGGGCCAGCTTTCGAACGTCCGCCACTGATTCGCCCCGGTAAAAAACACGGATGCCTCGGGAATGGCTTTTTCAGGCTCACCCAGCAGGTAGTGGTCGAAGAAGGGATGCTCGATATTATCCTGGTACCATTCGGCCGTATTGGCGCCGAATTGCAAGTTGCCCAGGTAGGTGCCGTCGTTGGTGGACCACTGGCCATGATACCACGGTCCCATTACGATGCGGTTGCTGATGCCGGGGTTTTGCTTTTCGATGGCCGCGTAAGTGGCCCAGGCGCCGAAGCAGTCTTCCGCGTCGAAAGTTCCTCCCACCACCAGCATGGCGGGCCGCAGCTTTTGCAGGTGCGGGCGCACGTTGCGGGCTTTCCACCAGGCGTCGTAATCGGGGTGGTTATAGAGATCTTTCCAGAAAGCGATGCTGTCGCCCATCAGCTGCGCGATCTGCGGCAGGGTGCCGGCTTCCAGGAAGAATTTATAGTTGTCTTTCGTGGGGTAAGGATAACCGGTGGGGCCAACTGTCGTGGGATAGGGGCGCGGTTTGCCGAACCCGCTGTAGAAAGCGAAGGCGTCGTTGAGCATGAAAGCGCCGTTGTGGTGGAAATCGTCGCCGATGAACCAGTCTGTCACCGGTGCCTGGGGGCTCACGGCCTTCAGCGCGGGATGATGGCTCAGGGCGGCCATGGTGGAGTAGAAGCCGGGATAGCTGATCCCGGAAACGCCTACGTTGCCATTGTTGTTTTTGACGTTTTTCACCAGCCACTCGATGGTGTCGTAGGTGTCGGTGGATTCGTCCACCTCTTTCTTTTTGGGTGCTGGGTTATGCGGCCGTACGTCCACGAAAGTGCCTTCGCTCATCCAGCGGCCGCGGACATCCTGCTTCACGATGATGTACCCTTTGCGGAGGTAGTGCGCGAAGCTGGCGCGCATTTTCGGGAACTGGCCGTCGCCGTAGGGCGCGCAGCTGTAGGGGGTGCGTTCCAGCAGGATGGGATGCTTGCCCGGCGCGCTTTTGGGCGAATACACGACCGTAAACAGGCGGGTGCCGTCGCGCATGGGGATCTGCAATTCCTGTTTGTCGTAATTGTCGCGCAGCCAGGAGGCTTCCGGTTCCTGCTGCGCCCTGCCGGCGGTGAATACCAGCATGGCCATGAATAAGGCCAGTGTCTGTTTGAACATGTCTTCTAAATTGATAGTGATAAATATACTCCATCTGCCTCACATGAGAAGATTTTGCTAACTTCCGGCTTCAAACCGCATCTATGTCCAGACCCGCAAACACGGAGTATGCCGCGTTTTACGAAACCTACGTGCGCAAAGTGTCCGAAGATGACCTCACCGCCGCATTCCGCAAGCACACCGCCAACCTGCTCACCTTCCTCACTACCGTTCCCGCCCAGCGCCGCGATTACGCCTATGCTCCCGGCAAATGGACGATCAAACAGGTATTGCAGCACATGATCGACGCCGAGCGCGTATTCGCCTACCGTGCCCTGAACTTCGCCCGGAAAGACCCGAATGCGTTGCCCGGGTTCGATGAAAACGAATTCGCCGAAGTGGCGCGCGTAGATCACCGCGAATGGAATGATATGGTGGAAGAATTCCAGTTCGTCCGCAACGCGTCCGATCTATTCTTCCGCTCGCTGAACGAAGAAGAGCTCGCCCGCACCGGCGTTGCCAGCGGCAAACCCGTGAGCGTCAGGGCATTGGGGTTCATCATGATCGGCCACGCCATCCATCACACGGAAGTAGTGAAGGAAAGATATCTGTAAAGCAATATACTATCACTCCGGGCCGGTAAAAACCGGTAGTATTACGGAAATTTATTTCCACGATGAAAATCAGCTACGCCCTTGCCGCTTGCCTCTGCGCCGGGATGGCCGCACATGCGCAGGAATCTCCGCTCTGGAACGAGTTTGTGGCCTCCCGCGCTTCCGGCCGCACCGCCACGCTGCCGGATTTCTCCTGGGCAGGGTA
Above is a genomic segment from Chitinophaga pollutisoli containing:
- a CDS encoding CocE/NonD family hydrolase, translating into MFKQTLALFMAMLVFTAGRAQQEPEASWLRDNYDKQELQIPMRDGTRLFTVVYSPKSAPGKHPILLERTPYSCAPYGDGQFPKMRASFAHYLRKGYIIVKQDVRGRWMSEGTFVDVRPHNPAPKKKEVDESTDTYDTIEWLVKNVKNNNGNVGVSGISYPGFYSTMAALSHHPALKAVSPQAPVTDWFIGDDFHHNGAFMLNDAFAFYSGFGKPRPYPTTVGPTGYPYPTKDNYKFFLEAGTLPQIAQLMGDSIAFWKDLYNHPDYDAWWKARNVRPHLQKLRPAMLVVGGTFDAEDCFGAWATYAAIEKQNPGISNRIVMGPWYHGQWSTNDGTYLGNLQFGANTAEWYQDNIEHPFFDHYLLGEPEKAIPEASVFFTGANQWRTFESWPAAGVQEKAIYLQPSGGLSFNKPAAGAEYSRYTSDPSKPVPYTSDIHHTRTISYMTDDQRFAARRPDVLVFQTGKLTEDLTLAGPVVAELMASISTTDADFIVKVIDVFPDDFSYGGTPAPTAHPRYVSATYPMGGYQMLVRGEVMRGKYRESFAQPAPFVPGKVTPVKFTLPDVAHTFKKGHRLMIQVQSTWFPLVDRNPQTFTDIYKAGKEDFVPSDISIWHNAANASRILLPVLP
- a CDS encoding DinB family protein; the protein is MSRPANTEYAAFYETYVRKVSEDDLTAAFRKHTANLLTFLTTVPAQRRDYAYAPGKWTIKQVLQHMIDAERVFAYRALNFARKDPNALPGFDENEFAEVARVDHREWNDMVEEFQFVRNASDLFFRSLNEEELARTGVASGKPVSVRALGFIMIGHAIHHTEVVKERYL